In Elstera cyanobacteriorum, the genomic stretch CCCTGGAAGCCGGCGATTACGGCCACTTCGCCCCGGTCGAAGGCGGCATTCAGATTATCGCCCGGAATATCGGTGATGCGCGCTTTGCCGTGGGTATCGTCGGTATGAATGGGAATCTGCCACCCCAGCCAGGAGCGGGCGGGCACGCCGATTTCTTGCAAGGCCAGCGCGGTTAGACCGGCGGTCACTTGTTCGCCAGACGCAACAACGGCGTCATATTCCTTCGTATCGTGCAGTTTGGCGATGCCATTGACCCAGGCAACGAGCTGGTTGGTTGTGCCTGCCATCGCCGACACGACGACGGCAACCTGATTGCCAGCCTCGACCTCGCGCTTCACGCGCTGGGCCACATTGCGGATACGATCGAGATCGGCCACCGACGTGCCGCCGAACTTCATGACGATACGGGCCATCGCCGCCTGTTTCCTTTCTTCTTGAGGGCTGCCGACCCCGCTGCCGAAACCGGGCGGCGGGGTTGCCAGCGCCAGGGCGGCTATACATACTCTGGGACGGGAGCGAGGCCAAGCGCTGTCCCCCCATCGTCAAGAGGAATTTTAGGATGAACCCCGCCCGCCCCTCTGGCCCCAGTGCCGCCTCGAGTGTCGATCCGCAGGAGGTGGCGCAGTTCGCCGCTTTGGCGGAGAGCTGGTGGGACACCGATGGGCCGATGCGCCCCCTGCACGCCTTAAACCCGGTCCGCGTCGGCTATATCCGTACACAATTTCTCGCTCATTTCGGTGTAGAAACGAATAGTTTGCGCCCGTTTGCGGGGCGCCAGATGCTGGATATCGGCTGTGGCGGCGGGTTGGTTGCGGAACCTTTGGCGCGGCTCGGCGGCACCGTGACCGCGATTGATGCGGCCGCGCCGAGCATCGCGGTGGCGCGTACCCATGCGGCGGCGGCAGGGCTGAGCATCGATTACCGCGCGACCACGGCGGAAGACCTGCTGGCCGAAGGGCATCAATTCGATATCGTAACAGCGCTTGAAATTGTGGAGCATGTGGCCGACCCGGCGGCTTTCCTTGCCACCTGCGCAGGGCTGGTCGCGCCGGGGGGGCTGCTGATCCTCTCCACCCTCAACCGCACGCCGCAGGCCTTTGGCCTTGCCATCCTGGGGGCGGAATATCTGCTGCGGATGCTGCCGCGCGGCACCCATTCCTGGCGCAAGTTCCGTAAACCCTCGGAACTGGCGGCGCCGCTGCGCGCATCGGGCTTGACCGTTACCGATGTTGCTGGGGTTGCCTACCGCCCGCTCACCGGCGATTGGGCGCTGACCCCCTCGCTCGCCGTTAATTATATGCTGACCGCTACCCGCCCGGCGCGGGCGTAATCCAGGCACGATCATACTAGGACACTCACCATGCCCCGTTTCGAGATCGCCGTTTATAATGCCGAAGTTGCCGAAGCCGTGAATCGCGGCGAGCGGCATAAGCGCTATGACGATGGGTGGGCGGAAACCCGCTATGTCGAAATCAACGCCCCCAGCGTGAACGAAGCCCATCTGCGCGCTGCCGCAAAATTTCCAACCAGCGCCGGGTTCATCGTTCAAAGCATTACGCCGCTGGAATAGAGCGCGATTAGGCGATTCCCAACAGCCGATCCAGCACAGGCCCCAGCCGGTCGCGATAATGGCCCCAGGTGAACCCCAGGGCACGGACGCGGGCGGCGCGCCCTAGGGCGCCGCGCAGGTCGGCGTCTTGCTTTAGTGCTAGGATCGCCTCGGCAATCGCCTCGACCGAGCGGATCGGGACGATCTTGCCTTCGATCCCGTCGCGGACCATCGAACCGGAATTGACCGTGGTGATGACCGGCAAGCCCGTTGCCATGCCTTCGAAAATCGCCAGGGCCGAGCCTTCGTGCAGGCTGGGGTAGACGAACACGTCCGCCGACTGGAACAGCCGTTCAACTTCGTGATGCGGTACATTGCGGACGTGGCGGAACCAGCTCTCATAGGGCTTCAGCCCGCGCCCTTCGCCGACGAGACCGCCGACGAGCACGAGTTCGATGGAGCGGTCGCCGATCTGCTTCACCGCCTCCAGCACATACTTCAGCCCTTTGCGCTGGCTGATCTGGCCGACGTAAATCAGCCGGAAGATGCCATCGGTGCGCGGGGTGTCGGCGGGTTTGAAACGGTCCACCCGCACGCCGAAGGGCTGCAGGTGAATGCGCTCTGGCGCGACTCCGACCTCGATCAGCGTCTGGGTTACATAATCCGACGGCGAGAGGATCGCGTCGGCCAGCCGCGCTTCGGCCAGACATTGCTCGATTTCGGCCTGCGGGGCGCCTGCGTGCAGCGAGTCGGCCCAATCGGGATGGAGGGCGGCTTCTTCCTTCAAAATCCGGTCGCCGACCGCGAGGTGGCCGATCATCTGATTGAGCACCGTCACGGTGCCGACCTGCCGCGCCGCTTCGAAGCTGCGCAAGGCAGACGTATCGTGCCCGATAAAGAGGCGCGGTTTTTCCCGGCGGATGCGATTGGCAATCGCTTCGTCGATGCAGCCATTGCGCCACGCCATCACCGCCTTCGGTACGG encodes the following:
- the ubiG gene encoding bifunctional 2-polyprenyl-6-hydroxyphenol methylase/3-demethylubiquinol 3-O-methyltransferase UbiG; the encoded protein is MNPARPSGPSAASSVDPQEVAQFAALAESWWDTDGPMRPLHALNPVRVGYIRTQFLAHFGVETNSLRPFAGRQMLDIGCGGGLVAEPLARLGGTVTAIDAAAPSIAVARTHAAAAGLSIDYRATTAEDLLAEGHQFDIVTALEIVEHVADPAAFLATCAGLVAPGGLLILSTLNRTPQAFGLAILGAEYLLRMLPRGTHSWRKFRKPSELAAPLRASGLTVTDVAGVAYRPLTGDWALTPSLAVNYMLTATRPARA
- a CDS encoding glycosyltransferase family 4 protein, with the translated sequence MRDQQSVLIGHPGAAHFIYELVAAVEGLGFNSRFETGFYYDPQGFWGKLLAVVPDSYRSKIERELKRRSFQGIDPARVLTHAFPELAYVAAARLANHRPAVPKAVMAWRNGCIDEAIANRIRREKPRLFIGHDTSALRSFEAARQVGTVTVLNQMIGHLAVGDRILKEEAALHPDWADSLHAGAPQAEIEQCLAEARLADAILSPSDYVTQTLIEVGVAPERIHLQPFGVRVDRFKPADTPRTDGIFRLIYVGQISQRKGLKYVLEAVKQIGDRSIELVLVGGLVGEGRGLKPYESWFRHVRNVPHHEVERLFQSADVFVYPSLHEGSALAIFEGMATGLPVITTVNSGSMVRDGIEGKIVPIRSVEAIAEAILALKQDADLRGALGRAARVRALGFTWGHYRDRLGPVLDRLLGIA